From the genome of Palaemon carinicauda isolate YSFRI2023 unplaced genomic scaffold, ASM3689809v2 scaffold3005, whole genome shotgun sequence, one region includes:
- the LOC137636454 gene encoding protein FAM200C-like, which translates to MAKIVLGTEAEKKLKQIPLSNDIIHSRIHDMSQDVLQQVITDLKASPVRVSVQLDESTDVSFCNQLMGFVLYVKEKEVVEEFLFCKPLKTTAKATDVFSLVKEFFLEHEMTLRMCGSICTDGAPVMLGNKPGFATLVKKEVPHVTVPHCVLHRHALATKTLPEKWKTVLSVVVRAVNFIRGRAVNRRLFASFCEEIGAEHRVLLYHTEVRWLSRGRVLTRVFELPEEIMQFLRNQGSEIADYFENREFILSLVYLADVFMHLNELNVSMQGTAMNMITARKKVICPHQETSNVDKAH; encoded by the coding sequence ATGGCAAAAATAGTGTTAGGGACAGAAGCTGAAAAGAAGCTTAAACAGATACCTCTGTCAAATGACATTATTCATTCAAGGATTCATGATATGAGTCAAGATGTCTTGCAGCAGGTGATAACAGACCTGAAAGCTAGTCCTGTCAGAGTGAGTGTTCAGCTGGACGAGTCAACTGACGTTAGTTTTTGCAACCAGTTGATGGGATTTGTTCTGTATGTGAAGGAGAAAGAAGTGGTGGAAGAATTCTTATTTTGTAAACCTCTGAAAACCACTGCAAAAGCAACTGATGTGTTCAGTCTTGTTAAAGAGTTCTTCTTGGAACATGAAATGACTCTCAGGATGTGTGGTTCAATTTGCACTGATGGAGCCCCTGTCATGCTTGGAAATAAACCAGGCTTTGCTACCCTAGTGAAAAAAGAGGTTCCCCATGTAACTGTCCCTCACTGTGTATTGCATCGTCATGCACTTGCTACAAAGACGCTGCCAGAAAAATGGAAGACTGTTTTATCAGTTGTTGTGCGTGCTGTAAATTTCATCAGAGGACGGGCAGTGAATCGCCGTCTTTTTGCatctttttgtgaagaaattggAGCTGAGCACCGTGTTCTTCTTTACCACACAGAAGTGAGGTGGCTTTCCCGTGGCAGGGTACTTACACGTGTATTTGAACTTCCTGAAGAAATTATGCAATTTCTTAGAAATCAAGGCAGTGAAATTGCTGACTATTTTGAAAACAGGGAGTTCATTTTGTCTCTGGTATATCTGGCAGATGTATTCATGCACCTCAATGAACTGAATGTCTCTATGCAAGGAACAGCGATGAATATGATAACTGCCAGAAAAAAAGTTATCTGCCCTCACCAAGAAACTTCCAATGTAGATAAAGcgcattga